TAGCTGCAATTTAGGACCGCCAATTACCATGGATGGACTCGGACGAGACGAGTGTTTACTTATGCAGCAACGCTCGAGTCAAAAAGATCAATAATTTAGACGACAATGAGACGAGAAACTCTGGCTGGTTACAAGCTAATTTTGGAGAATCAAACAAATTAAATTTAGTTCACTCGTTTGGCAATCTATTTCAGTTTAGTCATCGTCAGCAAGCAAGTATATTATGGTACATATGAATTCGCAATTCTCCAACAACTTGGTTTCGAAAATCTGGCATGGCTACTGCTGCTTAAACCTCAGTTCTGCAATTTGTTCTAAGCAAGATTATTGTTAATGAATCAATTCAGCTGTAtttgtttcgaaaattaataataataataaatgttGTTGGCTTCTTTTTCCCTGTAGCATTGAGCCTTCCTTTCACGACTTGTATTCTTAAAAGTCAAACTCGTAGATGGTTGGTTAAATCTAGATCTTAAATCAAAGTTAGGCAAACATAGATCTCAACAGTGTGTGGAGAGTTTTGGGGGGGAAAATaaatgctttaaaaaaaaaaaaatgctttaaACCCCCTATTAACCCGTACATAGTAGTGCAATTACTGCAAAGCAGAAAGTGCTAGATCTTAGAACAAGTTGGTGAAAATGGTCATGTCGGGACTGCGGTCCTAACCCTTAGCTCTCAGAGTttgaaagaaagagagaaagaaagaaagcgaGGTTCAACAACAGGCAGCGGCCGTCCCGTTCCAGACACAATAATATATAGAATAGGATACTAAACGCaggaaaaatagagaaaaggACTCTTGCTAGTTTGGTCAACGCGTTCTTCCAAAGATGCGATATTTGGAGATCTCTGGATTGAAATCTGATGGCGATTTGGTGCCGCAGGACAGAGAGTTGAAAAATGACATTCCCCTAAAGAGAGTAGGAGCCACTGGTATTATTAATAGGGATGACACAGAGGGCTACTACGAAGAAACAGCAGCGTTTCTCATGACCAACTCAGAACCTTTCGAGGTTGAACAATCTGCAGTTCCTGATCAGGAACCCTCCAAAAGAACAGGTAAATGATGATCTCCTGTCTAAGTTCTTGAGTTCTTTTTTGACTCAGTCATGTAGCCTGATGTTTGAAGCTGTTTCTTCCTCGTCTAGAATGAGAGTTCTGAATCTCACTGCTCCCACTTCCCACCCCCCTGTCTACTGACTTTGTTGTTTCGCAACGCATTTGCAATTGCAGGGACAGTATGGACTGCAACAGCACATGTAATAACAGGTGTGATAGGGGCAGGTGTCTTGTCACTTGCATGGAGCACTGCCCAGCTAGGCTGGATTGCAGGTCCATTGTCCATGATATTCTTTGCACTCATCACCCTTTTTTCCACTCTCATCCTCTGCGAGTGCTACTTGACTCCTGATCCCGAGAAGGGTCCAATTAGGCACCCTTCCCTCACCGGAGCGGTCAAATTCTTCTTGGGTAAGTAGTCACTAAGTTTAACATTGGCCTTGGTCCCTTGATGATGTTTCCAGAAACAATATAATATTCAGAATGAGAAAGGAGGGGCCGTTTACTTGTTGATTTATCATTCTTTTTAGTAGGAATTTAGTAATGTTTCTCTTAATTTTCCTGTACATTGAAGGAACAAACTTTCATTGGATGATGAGGATTAGTGGAATGATTTTCGGATCCCTTTTTAGTGGCCTTTTATTGCTGAAGATACTAAAGGAATCCCTGTATTTGTTACTGTCCGTTAAGAGTCCCGTGACACATCAATTTAGGGAATATAGACGCAGTTAGGCTGCACAAAGACGTATTAAGATTTAATAAATGTGTACTGTTCAatcttttggttaaaaaaataCTAATTGTCTAATAGCTTGCTCGTATCATTTACTTATGGTAAACTGTCCTTAAAGTTCACAAGTTCAGAAGAATTACCTGGTAAATATTTGACAGATTGAAATCAATTTCAGGAGAGAAGAGACAGAAGATATGTGCACTTTTTGTGCTGGAGAGCCTATATGGCACTGCTGTTGCATATACCATTACGGTAACCCAAAGTGTTAGGTGCACTTACAAGCTCTCCCACTTTTTTGATTCTGCAAACAGCTGCTATATTTGAGTTAAAAtctattggggatttttcttaTTAATCTTAAGAGGTACTTTACTATAAGATGAAAAAGTTCTAAATTTGAGTAACTCTGAAGAAGTTTTTGCATAAGAACTTCTTcttttaaaaacttttacacACAAATGGCACTTTCTGCTTCATAAATAGCCATTGGAAAAATGAAGCAAGCTAATTAAACCAGTCGGTGATCCTACTATGCGATACTTCATGTTTAATACTCTACTATTTCCTTCTTCATTCTTATTCTAAACTGGAGACTTTGTATACGAGTTCTGGTCATACCTCCCTAATACAGAATCTTTCCTGATGTTCTTGTTCTCTTTCGACAATTTCTGCAGTGCAATAGAGAAATCCAACTGTTATCACAAAGAAGGGCACGATAGTAGTTGTGGACGTATCCATAGGAATATGCTCATGCTAATCTTTGGGGCTGTTCAGATTGTGGTGTCTCAGATACCAGATTTCCATAACATGGCATGGCTGTCTGTTGTTGCTGCTGTTATGTCCTTCACCTATGCTTTCATTGGAATGGCACTTGGCCTGGCAAAAGTCATTGGTAATACGCTCTCTTTTCGCGAGTAAAACTTCAGACTATCTTGGTACATATACTCTCAACAAAAACTTCTGCAGGAAATGGAATGGTCAAGGGCAGCATTTCTGGAGTTTCAGCAAACAGCGGAGCAGAAAAGTCATGGTTAGTGTTTCAGGGAATTGCGGACATAGCTTTTGCCTATCCCTATTCAGTTATTCTTCTGGAGATACAGGTGAGAATTCCAAACTTGGTTCATGATTTCCATAGTTTTTTTTCCGGTACCAAAAAACTTTGAGGCCCCCTAAAGATTGATTGGAGGGATTTATGAACTTTTGTTTGCATTCAGGACACCTTGAAGTCACCTCCATCTGAAGACCAGACAATGAAAAAGGCCTCCAGGATTTCAATCGTCACCACCACCATCTTTTACCTGTGCTGTGGATGCTTTGGATATGCAGCCTTTGGAGACAAAACCCCAGGAAACCTCTTGACTGGATTTGGCTTCTATGAACCTTATTGGCTTGTCGACTTCGCCAATGCTTGCATTATACTGCACCTCGTCGGGGGATATCAGGTAAATGTTTTGGTCTTTAGAGTCAAATATATAGGTAGCAAGAATCTTGTTCCGTCACTACTGTTTCAGGGCCTGCTAACGTGATGGTTTTGATTCTCTCCGTCCGTATATCCCAATCCAGATATACAGCCAAGTAATCTTTGCAATGGTGGAAAGATGGTTTGCTGCGAAGTACCCAGATAGCACACTAGGAAGGAATTTAGAGCTGAAGCTCCCTCTATGTTCCAGATTGGAGTTTAATATATTTAGGCTTGTTTTCAGAACAGCATATGTGGTTTCTGTAACTGGAATTGCAATGCTATTCCCTTACTTCAACCAAGTACTGGGGGTGTTGGGGGCCTTGAACTTTTGGTCTCTGGGGATATACTTCCCCGTGGAAATATACATGGTGCAGAAAAGCATTGGCGCTTGGACAAGAAAATGGGTTCTTCTTGAGGCTTTTAGCCTCGTTTGCTTGGTTATTTCAGTAATGGGCTTAATCGGCTCAGTTGAAGGACTGATAAGGGCGAAGTTTAGATGAGAAAAGTTTACACCGAAGTACTGGTGCATAgttgcagaaaacatgccatttttatctgtttctttttcttttttttaaagattttccCAATCTTTAAATATTCTTTATTCATATTAATCTTAAGTAGCAGGCACAGAGAAGGGTAGATCATCTGACAAAGAAAATCAACAATGATTATTATTAGTTAGCTGTGTCATTCATTATTACAACGAGTGATCAAATGCACACTCGATGTCTGATGTGTGTCCGATCAATAAAATTTATTGACTAAGTTGAGAAGACATAGCGAATCAAGCAAACAAGGAAAAAACCTTGACATGGGTGATGGAAATCCACAATCAGCCAGCAGGGGGGTTGTTGCATCCAACGACGGAAAGGTGAAGAAGTCACGGCAAGGGACAATCTCTGGTGCAAAAGATTGGAATGAAGGAGATGGAGTGGGTTCCTTGTGGACTTTGTAGTTTACATTTCAGTAATTTTATCCTAATAGCAATTAAAGTCCAAGTAATAAACATTATAGTCTATATAACTAGTTGGGCAATATTAGATTTAAGTGATGTGTGTAGAAGGATAAAGGAAGAAATGCCTAGTCAAGTTGAGTAGGATTTGTAGAGGAGAgcatttgagataattttttgCTATCAATAATACTGACTACTATAATTGATTTGAGTATTAGTTGAATATGTGTATTGAGTGAATTATGagggtaaatttgaaatttttttttttaaaaaaaaagtgacatCGAGGGTGTTTATAaccaaaaatgtaaaattgaGTACGGTGACTCGACTGTAAGAGGTAAAATAATACATCCGTACTATAGTGGTAGTTTGAGCACTGTATATTAtctgataaatatatatatatatttttttaaattaaaaaccTTAAATATCATGGACAATAAGAGAGAGTTAATGGTAggacacaaaaaataaaaaaaaaagcctaaTATTTGAATTGGGAACACCGATTCAATCATGTTCATGTACGCTACATCTATCGCACTGTAGTACGTTCCCACCAAGTTAAGTTCCGAGCTTCATCACACTGCCTGTCAACATCTTTAGGTTTGGGCTTTGTGTA
The DNA window shown above is from Coffea arabica cultivar ET-39 chromosome 5e, Coffea Arabica ET-39 HiFi, whole genome shotgun sequence and carries:
- the LOC113688237 gene encoding probable amino acid permease 7 isoform X1, producing MRYLEISGLKSDGDLVPQDRELKNDIPLKRVGATGIINRDDTEGYYEETAAFLMTNSEPFEVEQSAVPDQEPSKRTGTVWTATAHVITGVIGAGVLSLAWSTAQLGWIAGPLSMIFFALITLFSTLILCECYLTPDPEKGPIRHPSLTGAVKFFLGEKRQKICALFVLESLYGTAVAYTITVTQSVSAIEKSNCYHKEGHDSSCGRIHRNMLMLIFGAVQIVVSQIPDFHNMAWLSVVAAVMSFTYAFIGMALGLAKVIGNGMVKGSISGVSANSGAEKSWLVFQGIADIAFAYPYSVILLEIQDTLKSPPSEDQTMKKASRISIVTTTIFYLCCGCFGYAAFGDKTPGNLLTGFGFYEPYWLVDFANACIILHLVGGYQIYSQVIFAMVERWFAAKYPDSTLGRNLELKLPLCSRLEFNIFRLVFRTAYVVSVTGIAMLFPYFNQVLGVLGALNFWSLGIYFPVEIYMVQKSIGAWTRKWVLLEAFSLVCLVISVMGLIGSVEGLIRAKFR
- the LOC113688237 gene encoding probable amino acid permease 7 isoform X2, which gives rise to MTNSEPFEVEQSAVPDQEPSKRTGTVWTATAHVITGVIGAGVLSLAWSTAQLGWIAGPLSMIFFALITLFSTLILCECYLTPDPEKGPIRHPSLTGAVKFFLGEKRQKICALFVLESLYGTAVAYTITVTQSVSAIEKSNCYHKEGHDSSCGRIHRNMLMLIFGAVQIVVSQIPDFHNMAWLSVVAAVMSFTYAFIGMALGLAKVIGNGMVKGSISGVSANSGAEKSWLVFQGIADIAFAYPYSVILLEIQDTLKSPPSEDQTMKKASRISIVTTTIFYLCCGCFGYAAFGDKTPGNLLTGFGFYEPYWLVDFANACIILHLVGGYQIYSQVIFAMVERWFAAKYPDSTLGRNLELKLPLCSRLEFNIFRLVFRTAYVVSVTGIAMLFPYFNQVLGVLGALNFWSLGIYFPVEIYMVQKSIGAWTRKWVLLEAFSLVCLVISVMGLIGSVEGLIRAKFR